The Candidatus Parvarchaeota archaeon sequence GCGGCAAGGCAAGCATCATTAGATGCGCCCACTGCAGGCAGATTTCAAACCCTTACAAGTGCCCTGAATGCGGCGCAGTCGGGCCCTAGAAAAATTCTTTTTGAGGAGGTCATTTCAAATGGGCCAAGT is a genomic window containing:
- a CDS encoding DUF1610 domain-containing protein → MLKNCTTCGKQSREYSEFLCPDCGKASIIRCAHCRQISNPYKCPECGAVGP